From Carboxydocella sporoproducens DSM 16521, one genomic window encodes:
- a CDS encoding HD domain-containing phosphohydrolase: MRYELFEKIYDIDSNMNIKEILLATIKSIVQAIGERDRYTRKHSENVAAYAKIIANELRLSQDEIEKIYLAGLFHDIGKIGIPDYILNKPGKLNDEELMFIKEHPRIACRILESFDIFKDILPAIEQHHEQWNGSGYPFGLIGESIDLGARIIAVADAFDAMITDRVYRKGMKQDEAIDNLIKGAGQQWDPEIVDVFVRWWEKMYNPQGKHDWKLKYVRTIYKDFLNDATEGKVILLDESDIEKYKEDYKVYGEMPVLYYRDLIEARKLFNEFLDQLDINKEKQRIYILVFSELVNNILKHAERGMVEWGIDNFDDLVLTVNDYGPGFLLEKLPQSLLISGFCTTNTLKSVGLGLPFVLKYCKKLTIANCSGGTFISVKLTK; this comes from the coding sequence ATGAGATATGAGTTATTTGAGAAAATTTATGATATTGATTCGAACATGAATATTAAGGAAATTTTATTAGCTACTATCAAGTCGATAGTACAGGCAATCGGGGAAAGAGATCGGTATACGAGAAAACATTCAGAGAATGTAGCAGCATATGCTAAGATAATTGCTAATGAGCTAAGACTTTCTCAGGATGAAATCGAAAAGATTTATTTGGCGGGATTATTTCATGATATAGGTAAGATAGGGATTCCAGATTATATACTGAATAAGCCGGGGAAATTAAACGATGAAGAATTAATGTTTATCAAGGAGCATCCTCGAATAGCCTGTCGTATTTTGGAAAGCTTTGATATTTTTAAGGATATTTTACCTGCAATTGAGCAACATCATGAACAGTGGAACGGTAGTGGATATCCCTTTGGCTTGATTGGGGAATCGATAGATCTAGGGGCAAGAATTATTGCGGTTGCAGATGCCTTTGATGCCATGATTACTGATCGGGTATATAGAAAGGGAATGAAGCAGGATGAAGCAATAGATAACTTAATCAAAGGTGCCGGTCAACAATGGGATCCTGAAATTGTGGACGTATTTGTCCGCTGGTGGGAAAAAATGTATAATCCTCAAGGTAAACATGACTGGAAACTAAAATACGTAAGAACTATATACAAGGATTTTTTAAATGATGCAACAGAAGGCAAGGTTATTCTTTTAGATGAAAGCGATATTGAAAAGTACAAAGAAGATTATAAAGTTTACGGTGAAATGCCAGTTTTATACTATCGGGACCTGATTGAGGCCAGAAAGCTTTTTAATGAATTTCTGGATCAATTAGATATTAACAAAGAAAAACAGCGTATTTACATTCTTGTTTTTTCAGAACTGGTAAACAATATTTTAAAACATGCTGAACGCGGTATGGTAGAATGGGGGATTGACAATTTTGATGATTTGGTTTTGACTGTTAATGATTATGGTCCCGGGTTTTTGCTGGAAAAGCTGCCACAAAGTTTGTTAATCAGTGGTTTTTGTACCACAAATACACTAAAATCAGTTGGATTAGGGTTGCCGTTTGTGTTAAAATATTGTAAAAAGTTAACAATTGCCAATTGCTCAGGTGGTACCTTTATTTCTGTAAAGCTGACTAAA